The following coding sequences are from one Shewanella violacea DSS12 window:
- the bfr gene encoding bacterioferritin — protein MKGVQNVINHLNKQLTLELTSMDQYLAHSKMYEDWGINKLHEKLSHEYLEELEHAKRLTQRILFLEGTPDTASRQAINVGDNVKQMLKNDLAAERTVAESLRQIIGICEIEQDYISREILEDLLDDTEMDHIYWLEQHLGLIDKIGIHNYIQSQMGSQDS, from the coding sequence ATGAAAGGTGTTCAGAACGTCATCAACCACTTAAACAAACAACTGACCCTAGAGTTAACCTCGATGGATCAGTACTTGGCACATTCTAAGATGTATGAAGATTGGGGGATAAATAAGCTACATGAGAAGCTGTCTCACGAATATCTAGAGGAGTTAGAGCATGCAAAGCGCCTGACTCAACGTATATTATTCTTGGAAGGAACCCCAGATACGGCGTCAAGACAAGCCATTAACGTTGGCGACAATGTCAAACAGATGTTGAAAAACGATCTGGCGGCAGAAAGAACCGTGGCAGAGAGTCTTAGACAGATCATAGGCATATGTGAAATTGAGCAAGACTATATCAGCCGGGAAATACTTGAAGATCTGCTCGATGATACCGAAATGGATCATATCTACTGGTTGGAACAACATCTGGGTTTGATAGATAAGATAGGCATACATAATTATATACAATCGCAGATGGGCAGTCAGGACAGCTAA
- the bfr gene encoding bacterioferritin: protein MKGKSKVTQVLNQMLLLELTSINQYFLHARIFKNWGLEELNEKEYKKSILDMKQADDLIERILFLEALPNLQQLNKLRIGEHTEEMIQCDKDLQDEQIAALRGAIALCETEEDYVSRELLEDILEGEEDHLDWIEAQQFLIGATGIENYQQTMMED, encoded by the coding sequence ATGAAAGGTAAGAGTAAAGTCACCCAAGTACTGAATCAGATGTTGTTGTTAGAACTAACTTCAATCAATCAATACTTCCTACATGCCCGTATTTTTAAAAACTGGGGATTAGAAGAGCTAAACGAGAAAGAATATAAAAAATCGATTCTCGATATGAAACAGGCAGATGATCTGATTGAACGTATTTTGTTCTTAGAAGCCCTGCCTAACCTGCAGCAATTGAATAAATTGCGCATTGGTGAACATACAGAAGAGATGATCCAGTGCGATAAAGATCTACAAGACGAACAAATTGCGGCATTACGTGGAGCCATCGCCTTGTGTGAAACCGAAGAGGATTACGTCAGTCGAGAATTACTCGAAGATATCTTAGAAGGTGAAGAAGATCATTTAGATTGGATCGAGGCACAGCAGTTCCTCATAGGTGCTACAGGCATTGAGAATTACCAGCAAACCATGATGGAGGATTAA
- a CDS encoding tRNA/rRNA methyltransferase, whose protein sequence is MSLVFVLVEPTRAANVGAAARAIKTMGFEQLILVNSSLHLEKEAHWVAHGATDILERTLVVDSVADIRAQYDQLIATTARERGTPRQYLTPDELKGTLIEQSDSVKKIALLFGRESSGLSNSELELCDVFSYVPLINDYPSLNLAQAVMVYSYALSEVNNRLKQKQIQPQEGQLQALKNRTQLLLQELGTQDDVKLSRWLLDGMSLLGDRDCKMAHQLLNDIGRKLNTDK, encoded by the coding sequence ATGTCTCTTGTTTTCGTACTCGTAGAACCCACACGAGCCGCCAATGTCGGTGCTGCCGCCAGGGCAATTAAAACCATGGGCTTTGAACAGCTTATTTTAGTTAATTCGAGTCTACATCTCGAAAAAGAAGCCCATTGGGTCGCCCATGGCGCCACAGATATTTTGGAACGTACTTTAGTCGTCGACTCAGTTGCAGATATACGAGCACAATATGATCAGCTTATAGCAACTACAGCGAGAGAGAGAGGGACTCCCAGGCAGTACTTAACACCTGACGAGCTAAAAGGCACCTTAATAGAACAATCAGATTCGGTAAAGAAGATAGCCCTGCTCTTCGGTCGCGAGTCCAGCGGCTTGTCTAACAGTGAGCTAGAATTATGCGATGTATTCTCCTATGTGCCACTGATTAACGACTATCCTTCTCTCAACCTTGCCCAGGCTGTCATGGTATATAGCTATGCCTTGAGTGAGGTCAACAATCGTCTTAAACAGAAACAAATCCAGCCCCAAGAGGGACAACTTCAAGCGTTGAAAAACAGAACCCAACTCTTGTTACAAGAGCTAGGTACCCAAGATGATGTAAAACTGTCGCGCTGGTTACTCGATGGCATGAGTTTGCTCGGTGACAGAGACTGTAAGATGGCTCATCAGCTGCTCAATGATATCGGTAGGAAACTCAATACCGACAAATGA
- a CDS encoding class D sortase — protein MAKLHAAYGEQVAIDDVKNIIASNQAIFKPLPVKVSAKKNIVKPSVEDVAANSTHLHRTQVKLPTQPLHQGSQTISKTGASSKQEASKQESSLLRPMMSDWSQTRIESFTTAKPTSPLLGLLAIPSIKLEVAIFDGTAEVNLNKGVGRVIPSRGMNGEGNLSLAGHRDGFFRKIGQLTLGQELSITDLNGQIHRFRVVDTWIVDPKDTYVMKRTSRPSVTLITCYPFYFVGSAPQRYIVRAEQF, from the coding sequence ATGGCCAAGCTTCATGCCGCCTATGGTGAACAAGTTGCCATAGATGATGTCAAAAATATCATCGCCTCGAATCAAGCCATATTTAAGCCATTACCAGTCAAGGTCTCAGCAAAAAAAAACATAGTCAAACCAAGTGTCGAAGATGTCGCTGCTAACTCGACTCATCTGCACAGGACTCAAGTTAAGCTCCCAACTCAGCCACTTCATCAGGGCTCACAGACAATCTCCAAGACAGGCGCCTCAAGTAAGCAGGAAGCCAGTAAGCAAGAGTCCAGCTTGTTACGACCCATGATGTCTGATTGGTCACAGACACGTATAGAGAGCTTTACCACCGCCAAACCAACCAGTCCCTTGCTAGGCCTGTTAGCCATTCCTTCCATCAAACTTGAAGTTGCCATTTTCGATGGCACAGCCGAGGTTAATCTTAATAAGGGTGTTGGCCGAGTTATCCCATCCAGGGGAATGAATGGCGAGGGTAACTTGAGTTTAGCTGGCCACAGGGATGGCTTCTTTCGAAAGATTGGCCAATTGACCTTAGGGCAGGAACTCAGCATCACAGATTTAAATGGACAAATTCATAGGTTCAGGGTGGTCGACACCTGGATAGTCGACCCCAAAGATACTTATGTAATGAAACGCACAAGCAGACCTTCGGTCACCTTGATCACCTGCTACCCCTTTTACTTTGTCGGTAGTGCCCCTCAGCGCTACATAGTCAGAGCCGAGCAGTTTTAA
- the gap gene encoding type I glyceraldehyde-3-phosphate dehydrogenase, translating into MTIRVAINGYGRIGRNILRALYESEKDYPIQIVALNDLGDSSINAHLTKYDSVHGRFNAKVDHDEEAIYVNQDKILTFSERDPSKLPWAELNIDVVFECTGIFTSKEAVQPHLDAGAKKVLISAPGKNVDATVVYGVNNNVITSDMTVVSNASCTTNCLAPMVKPLNDEIGIESGLMTTIHAYTNDQRLSDVYHTDLRRARAAAMSMIPTKTGAAAAVGLVLPELAGKFDGLAVRVPTVNVSLVDLTFISTRDTTVEEINAIIDSAASVSPMNEVLAVNKEPLVSIDFNHNPFSCNFDATQTRVNGRLVKVMAWYDNEWGFSNRMLDNAVALMTAK; encoded by the coding sequence ATGACTATCCGCGTAGCAATTAACGGTTATGGCCGTATCGGACGAAATATTTTACGTGCACTTTATGAAAGCGAAAAGGATTACCCAATCCAAATCGTCGCACTCAATGATCTAGGCGATTCATCTATCAACGCACACCTGACAAAATATGATTCTGTTCATGGTCGTTTTAACGCTAAAGTCGATCATGATGAAGAAGCCATCTATGTTAACCAAGATAAGATCCTGACTTTCTCAGAAAGAGATCCGTCTAAACTGCCTTGGGCTGAATTAAATATTGATGTGGTTTTTGAATGTACCGGTATCTTCACTTCTAAAGAAGCAGTACAACCACACCTAGATGCAGGAGCTAAGAAAGTTCTTATCTCTGCACCGGGTAAAAACGTTGACGCTACCGTTGTTTACGGTGTTAACAACAATGTCATTACCTCTGATATGACTGTTGTGTCGAACGCTTCTTGTACTACAAACTGTTTAGCTCCTATGGTTAAGCCGTTAAACGATGAGATTGGTATCGAGTCAGGCCTGATGACAACGATTCACGCTTACACCAACGACCAACGTTTGTCTGATGTTTACCATACAGATCTACGTCGTGCTCGTGCAGCTGCCATGTCAATGATCCCAACTAAGACAGGTGCTGCTGCTGCTGTTGGACTTGTGCTTCCAGAGCTTGCCGGTAAGTTTGATGGATTAGCTGTACGTGTTCCTACTGTTAACGTGTCTTTGGTCGATTTAACATTTATCTCGACTCGTGATACTACGGTAGAAGAGATCAATGCGATTATCGACAGTGCCGCATCAGTATCTCCAATGAATGAAGTATTGGCCGTCAATAAGGAGCCTTTGGTTTCTATCGATTTCAACCATAATCCCTTCTCATGTAACTTTGATGCGACCCAAACTCGCGTCAATGGTCGCCTAGTTAAAGTTATGGCTTGGTATGATAACGAGTGGGGTTTCAGTAACCGTATGCTAGATAACGCTGTTGCTTTGATGACTGCCAAGTAA
- a CDS encoding DUF2989 domain-containing protein → MTRNFVIITSFISFVAFSGLSGCEKQLDTGSICKNNPELCSDLHADSWCRYEKGDLIRKRYELKFTQSPSGKQLYEQLLNLEKYNKCIELAAGVKHILHPERSNDRVRAFGLSAQTLSQLQDTTKNSQDLYLAFYHWTRFNDIEAQKIVLAAYKNHQIDDILLLSRVASYYQKFDALQSNLIYLQVLDLSNKDNFNPDWLLGLSNNYQKLKDLELTYLLARANVLMTEQNVSEEKMLGLIYGDKPLQTYLDSQAEVLVDVIESGAFSSSDIKKMLQRTTVSQ, encoded by the coding sequence TTGACACGAAATTTTGTAATAATTACATCATTTATTAGCTTTGTTGCATTTTCAGGGCTATCAGGCTGTGAAAAACAACTAGATACAGGATCCATTTGTAAAAATAATCCTGAACTTTGTAGCGATCTTCATGCCGATAGTTGGTGTAGATATGAAAAAGGCGACTTAATTCGTAAAAGATATGAGCTAAAGTTTACCCAATCGCCTTCTGGCAAACAGTTATATGAGCAACTGCTCAACTTAGAAAAGTACAATAAGTGCATAGAACTGGCCGCCGGTGTAAAACATATTCTCCATCCTGAGAGAAGCAACGATCGAGTTCGCGCCTTTGGTTTGAGTGCCCAAACCTTGTCTCAGCTTCAAGACACCACTAAGAATAGCCAAGATCTTTACCTAGCCTTCTATCACTGGACACGCTTCAATGACATAGAAGCACAGAAAATAGTGTTAGCGGCTTATAAAAATCATCAAATAGATGACATATTATTACTGTCCCGAGTGGCTTCCTATTATCAAAAGTTTGATGCTTTACAATCTAATCTGATTTATCTCCAAGTGCTGGATCTCAGTAACAAGGATAATTTCAATCCAGATTGGCTATTAGGCTTATCAAATAATTACCAAAAGCTTAAGGATCTGGAGTTAACGTATTTATTGGCCAGAGCCAATGTCTTGATGACTGAACAGAATGTGTCGGAAGAGAAGATGCTCGGATTAATCTATGGCGACAAACCTTTACAGACATATCTCGACTCACAGGCCGAAGTGCTCGTGGACGTAATAGAAAGTGGTGCATTTTCTTCCAGCGATATCAAGAAAATGCTGCAAAGAACCACTGTGAGTCAATAG
- a CDS encoding glyceraldehyde-3-phosphate dehydrogenase — MSADKHLQSWQERFEMAEAMQPLLGKLYRNQGVEVVLYGKPLLNASTIEIIKSHRLVRRFVGHKLRLRESFPFVEALSKLAVKQCKVDIGKLAINYWREHKDGSDIEAYMSRELASAIDHEDTQEARDVVLYGFGRIGRLLARLLIEKTGVSNKLRLRAIVLRGGRKGDLEKRASLLRRDSVHGPFNGSVEVDEENNALIANGTYIQVIYANSPDEVDYTKYGIKDALVVDNTGIWKDEDGLGLHLKSKGVSKVLLTAPAKGQIKNIVFGVNESDILSEDKIVSAASCTTNAITPILKAMNDKYGITNGHVETIHSYTNDQNLIDNYHSADRRGRSAPLNMVITETGAAKAVAKALPALAGKLTGNAIRVPTPNVSMAIISLNLEGETDKEQVNEYLRDMSLHSDLQNQIDFTDSTEIVSSDLVGSRYAGVIDSHATIAEGNRAILYVWYDNEFGYSCQVVGVMQKMLDLNYQSLPNS; from the coding sequence ATGAGCGCTGATAAACACCTACAAAGCTGGCAAGAACGTTTCGAAATGGCAGAGGCTATGCAGCCCTTGCTTGGTAAGTTATATCGTAATCAAGGTGTCGAAGTCGTTTTATACGGTAAGCCGCTTCTCAATGCCTCTACCATTGAGATCATCAAATCTCACCGTCTGGTGCGTCGTTTTGTTGGCCATAAACTCAGATTGCGTGAAAGCTTTCCTTTCGTAGAAGCATTAAGCAAACTCGCCGTTAAACAGTGTAAAGTTGATATAGGCAAGCTGGCTATCAACTATTGGCGTGAACATAAAGATGGCAGTGATATCGAAGCTTATATGAGCCGTGAGCTTGCATCTGCTATCGATCATGAAGATACCCAAGAAGCCAGAGATGTTGTGCTTTATGGTTTTGGCCGCATCGGTCGCTTACTCGCTCGCTTATTAATAGAAAAAACGGGTGTGAGTAATAAGCTACGTCTTCGCGCTATCGTACTACGCGGTGGTCGCAAGGGTGATTTAGAAAAACGTGCGAGCCTGCTTAGACGTGATTCAGTTCATGGACCGTTCAATGGTTCTGTAGAAGTCGATGAAGAGAACAATGCCCTTATAGCTAACGGCACGTATATTCAGGTGATATATGCTAACTCACCAGATGAAGTGGATTACACTAAGTACGGCATCAAGGATGCGCTAGTAGTAGACAACACAGGTATCTGGAAAGATGAAGATGGACTTGGCCTTCATCTAAAGTCTAAAGGTGTATCTAAAGTCTTGCTTACTGCCCCAGCTAAAGGTCAGATTAAAAACATCGTTTTCGGTGTGAATGAATCTGACATCCTCAGTGAAGACAAGATAGTGTCAGCGGCTAGCTGTACTACTAATGCAATCACACCAATATTGAAAGCGATGAATGATAAGTATGGCATCACCAACGGTCATGTAGAAACTATTCACTCATATACCAATGACCAGAATTTGATTGATAACTATCATAGTGCTGATCGTCGTGGTCGTAGTGCACCATTAAACATGGTTATCACTGAAACAGGTGCGGCTAAAGCAGTTGCTAAAGCTTTACCAGCACTTGCAGGTAAGCTAACCGGTAATGCTATCCGTGTTCCTACACCGAACGTATCTATGGCCATCATATCTTTGAATCTTGAAGGTGAGACAGATAAAGAGCAGGTTAATGAATACCTACGTGACATGTCATTGCATTCAGACCTTCAGAATCAAATTGATTTTACTGACTCAACAGAGATAGTCTCGTCTGATCTGGTTGGTTCTCGTTACGCCGGCGTTATCGATTCACACGCGACGATTGCTGAGGGTAACCGTGCCATTCTTTATGTTTGGTACGATAATGAATTTGGTTACAGCTGCCAGGTTGTAGGCGTTATGCAGAAGATGCTTGATCTTAACTATCAATCATTACCAAACAGCTAA